AGTTTTGATTTCTTGGAATGAAAAGTATGttttttaccaaaaaaaaaaaaaaaaggaaaaggattGTTGTTATTCTTATATGGCCTGAATTTTGGATGTCTTCATAAATTTGAATTGTAACCTGATCCGAAAGCTTTGCATTGCGATCAAATTGGGATAAAAAGTAAGATTTATGATGGTAGCGGAGGGCACGAGTCAATATGGACTAGTATAAATATAGTAATATTCTACTCTTtgcggtagagttgtgagatattcagaaaacacactggggttagggtttgagagttctgagtgattgtatcttgctcttttttaTCGTAGTGTAACTTTTTATTTTACCTTAcccgtggacgtagaccttacaGTAGAACCACATTAAATCCTatgttattctttttcttttttatattgtatgattgtgcgatttgtgtaTGTGTGCCTTACATTTGCGTACTTGTTATAACAATTTTGATTCTTCTGGTCAAATCTCTCTTGTATGGAAGAGAgattgttttatttaattaaaaaatccaAGTGGGTGAAAGAGaaacttcttttctttttaaaatgCTATGTGGCATTGCCATGTCATCAAATAACTGGAGTTTTTGCTCGAAAATAGTAAAAAGGACTTTATTGTATACCAAATTGAAATTAGGgtacttttaaaaaaaaatcaaaattgagTGATCTTATTGTAATAACTCTTAAAGTTTAATGACGGTCAATGAAATTTACCCTAATATCGTGGAACCCAGCATCAGATTTTACATTTAATAAATATTTCTCATTTTCATAACAGTGCTCAATTGAGATTTTGTGATTATCAGTTATGTTCGTAgcgcgattttttttttttttcccatgaGCATAAAGAAATTTAGGCAGTATGTTAGTGAGCACCCATGAAGTTAGCCCTGCTTGTAACAGAGCAAGTTGACATGAGAGCAATAAAATTTAGGCAATTGAACCACTAATAAGTCaattgatcatagacaaaacacAACTTATTTATTAGCAGGGTATTATATCATAAACACAGGGTTAGATTTCATTCTAAGGATTTCATTCTAAGTCCTACTTCCAGCCCACAAGAAAATGAATTACATAGAACAGCACCAGAGACAATGGGTACAAAGAAAATGCCAAGAAACAAGTCCAAAATGGGTATTTGTTGCGCCGATAGCCCATTAGACCTATTATTGCACTAACCACCACTAGTACTAGCACTTCAGCTGAAAAATCCCATGAAAGGCCTCTTGCCCACATGAGTGCTAGAAGGGTCAATAGGCCTAGAATGTTGTTCATGAATACTGCTCCATAAATCTGCAATCCATGAAATTAAAGACCCTTCAGTGAAATTTTCTCATAATCTTTATATTGGATTTGTTTGAGTGAAAGAAATTAGAAGAGAGGGAAGTAACCTCTGAAAACATTATTGAAGATGCTCCTTCCTTCTTTTGACTTGCAGGATAGATGTTTGCCATTGCCGTTTTGAAGTTTACAGCAAAAGGAAGTACTACAAATGAAATGAAGAAAGAAGGTATGCCTAAGCGTTCTGATAAGAGTTGAGTATTATTTATCAGAGGCAATCCAAGGGAAGACACAACTGCAATTCCAAGACCAACTCCAAATAAAGCTTTCATGAGAGAACGTTTTGGCATTTTCCTGATACTGCTTTGCTCTTTCTGCAAAATCATAAGAATTATGCCATTGGATTGTATGAATTATACCCTTAAAGAATTAAATTCTTCAAATTCTTAATGCTTACCTGTAGGCATTCATTAAAGAATTGAGAGCTAGTACCATCGACTAGCCTTTTCTTGAATCCATCCAAAAATTCTTCCTCATGCAGCACATGGTCCTCGTCCATGTCAAAAGCTTTCATCATTTTCGCCACCAAATCATCGGGTTCCAATTTTACACTCTTAAATTTGCTCGCAATCAGTTCTTTCAGTTCTTGAACTGTCAACTTTTTATCTCCATTTTGGTCAAACTCTACAAAGAGGCTGTGCAGGCATTGAAAAAACTAAACAAATCAAGCAGCATACAGAACAATTTTTGTGCAGTTCAAGAAAACATTTGGAAAATAGcataaaaaagaagaaaataaaaagtaaGCACCTTCTTATCTTATCTTCATCAGGTTTTCCATTGTTGAGAAGGCAAGCAAGTTGTTCGTTCTGGGCAGTGTTTAAAATTTTTGACAGTTGCTCCTCAATTTCGAGTAATTTTCTCTTATTCCTATCAATCCATGGTTGAACCAtctgcataatttttttttttttaagttagagCAGAATTTTTCAAGAAATACTACAGTGATGAGGATTACTTGCAAGTAAATctgaaataaaagataaaattgcACATTTCTAAATTGATTTaggattaaaaaataataatataagatGAAAGGCAAAGGAGATTGCTCACTTGATGTATCCTTGGTAAATATTGTTTAGAGCAGTCAATCTTATCAGCAACCATTTTTTTGGCATGACAGACAAACTTTTCACATCCACTGTGAAATTCATCCTCAGTTATCTTATGATTACTGTCCTGGTCGAAGTGCTTCATTAGTTCGTTAATTGCAGATTCATCATGAAGTTCCAAATACTCAGACTTCATATTTGCTAGGAATTCTTTGAGTTCAGCTTTTGATATGTGATCATCATTATCTTTATCGATCTTTTGAAATGTCCTGTTTATGAATATGGGAAAAAATTGGATTACAGAGTAAATTATATATGACTATTAAAAAACTGAATGTAGAAGTTTATATTACTTGAATCCTACCAAGCCTACCCTT
The sequence above is a segment of the Hevea brasiliensis isolate MT/VB/25A 57/8 chromosome 11, ASM3005281v1, whole genome shotgun sequence genome. Coding sequences within it:
- the LOC131170651 gene encoding sodium/calcium exchanger NCL2-like gives rise to the protein MVVRLTFWAILVLLMVGNAQGRGIRRSGQVVSARVVDHLDLNSSTPSSTALNSTKHSCAHYYGFLPCASNIPGYIFQIVVLEYLLLVGDKILTKGRQQLFSILGVGIYGATVFRILAVLPTIVLVLASGLAQNKEAAQVRIENGAGSLAGSTVFYLTLQWGICVFLGRNKVTNKESSPPPQQDSSKASTPAGCLQVKQRLSKLKEYGVETDKKTSTTAGIMLLSLIPFIIVEIAGSFKSRPWSHIVTLTVSVAALVSYFFFQSRHQWIQQRSLEYSRDQLLLAGFLDHLQKYAKRTLVNDEGNVDASCIKRTFQKIDKDNDDHISKAELKEFLANMKSEYLELHDESAINELMKHFDQDSNHKITEDEFHSGCEKFVCHAKKMVADKIDCSKQYLPRIHQMVQPWIDRNKRKLLEIEEQLSKILNTAQNEQLACLLNNGKPDEDKIRSLFVEFDQNGDKKLTVQELKELIASKFKSVKLEPDDLVAKMMKAFDMDEDHVLHEEEFLDGFKKRLVDGTSSQFFNECLQKEQSSIRKMPKRSLMKALFGVGLGIAVVSSLGLPLINNTQLLSERLGIPSFFISFVVLPFAVNFKTAMANIYPASQKKEGASSIMFSEIYGAVFMNNILGLLTLLALMWARGLSWDFSAEVLVLVVVSAIIGLMGYRRNKYPFWTCFLAFSLYPLSLVLFYVIHFLVGWK